The following are from one region of the Actinoplanes sp. L3-i22 genome:
- a CDS encoding DUF1684 domain-containing protein has product MESLELADFRSAVARMYLEADGLSDFRTRRDDLFATHAQSPIPPSERADFAGLAYFPENPEAIVDVPVHKADGELTIDTGGPDGVVRYTRAGILETPFGDLTLWWIAAYGGGLFLPVRDGTCGRETYGGGRYLTDTVKGTHGRGVQWLGSDRVRLDFNYLYNPSCAYDPRWACPLAPPENRITHPLEAGEKSYH; this is encoded by the coding sequence ATGGAGTCACTGGAGCTGGCCGATTTCCGGTCCGCGGTCGCCCGTATGTACCTCGAAGCGGACGGCCTGTCGGATTTCCGCACCCGCCGCGATGATCTCTTCGCCACCCACGCGCAGTCGCCGATCCCGCCCTCGGAGCGGGCCGATTTCGCGGGGTTGGCGTATTTTCCGGAAAATCCGGAGGCGATCGTCGACGTGCCCGTCCACAAGGCGGACGGTGAGCTGACGATCGACACCGGCGGGCCGGACGGCGTCGTCCGGTACACCCGCGCCGGGATTCTGGAGACCCCGTTCGGCGATCTCACGCTCTGGTGGATCGCGGCCTACGGCGGCGGCCTGTTCCTGCCGGTCCGGGACGGGACGTGCGGCCGGGAGACGTACGGCGGGGGCCGCTACCTGACCGACACGGTGAAGGGCACCCACGGGCGGGGCGTGCAGTGGCTGGGCTCGGACCGGGTCCGGCTCGACTTCAACTACCTCTACAACCCGAGCTGCGCCTACGACCCGCGCTGGGCGTGCCCGCTGGCGCCGCCGGAGAACCGGATCACCCACCCGCTCGAGGCGGGTGAGAAGTCCTACCACTGA